A portion of the Lolium rigidum isolate FL_2022 chromosome 1, APGP_CSIRO_Lrig_0.1, whole genome shotgun sequence genome contains these proteins:
- the LOC124683785 gene encoding F-box/kelch-repeat protein At1g80440-like, giving the protein MSSCFSTTSMGDLIPGLPEEVARECLIRVGFDQLPTVRRISRQWKEEVESPDYSRLRRAEGLARPVIAMVQAQPEHVVEPGPAQKHSSASSAVNGGPANNYRMVLLDPVEGRWASLPVLPGPTGSLPLFCQVAAVDGGQGRKRLVVVGGWDPESWAPTDSVYVYDFLTGAWRRGAPMPGPRRSFFATAAVGGIVYVAGGHDEEKNALRSALAYDPDSDAWTALPDMAEERDEPRGLCIGGKFLVVGGYPTPAQGRFAGSAEAFDPATGAWAPVGEVLLEDGACPRTCCVAPGAERVYMIRDGNLVARDGGASAAWRTVASVPEDARTASTVSAIPDGRVVVIGSGCHGGEQTVYMLRDEAGKPASWARAPAPPEFSGHVQAACFLEI; this is encoded by the coding sequence ATGAGCAGTTGCTTCTCGACAACGTCAATGGGCGACCTGATCCCCGGGTTGCCGGAGGAGGTGGCGAGGGAGTGCCTCATCCGGGTGGGCTTCGACCAGCTGCCGACGGTGCGGCGCATCTCGCGGCAGTGGAAGGAGGAGGTCGAGTCGCCGGACTACAGCCGCCTGCGCCGCGCGGAGGGGCTGGCGCGCCCCGTGATCGCCATGGTCCAGGCGCAGCCCGAGCATGTCGTCGAGCCAGGACCGGCGCAGAAGCACTCGTCCGcgtcgtcggcggtcaacggcggCCCGGCGAACAACTACAGGATGGTGCTGCTCGACCCGGTGGAAGGGCGGTGGGCCTCGCTCCCGGTGCTGCCCGGCCCGACGGGCAGCCTTCCTCTGTTCTGCCAGGTCGCCGCGGTGGACGGCGGGCAAGGGAGGAAGCGGCTCGTGGTCGTCGGCGGATGGGACCCGGAGTCGTGGGCGCCGACTGACTCGGTGTACGTGTACGACTTCCTTACTGGCgcgtggcggcgcggcgcgcCCATGCCCGGCCCGCGCCGGTCCTTCTTCGCCACCGCGGCCGTCGGCGGGATCGTGTACGTGGCCGGCGGGCACGACGAGGAGAAGAACGCGCTGCGCTCGGCACTGGCGTACGACCCGGACTCCGACGCGTGGACCGCGCTCCCGGACATGGCGGAGGAGCGTGACGAGCCGCGCGGGCTCTGCATCGGCGGCAAGTTCCtggtcgtcggcgggtacccgacgCCGGCGCAGGGACGTTTCGCCGGCTCCGCCGAGGCCTTCGATCCGGCGACGGGGGCCTGGGCCCCTGTCGGGGAGGTTCTGCTCGAGGACGGCGCTTGCCCGAGGACGTGCTGCGTGGCGCCGGGAGCCGAGCGCGTGTACATGATACGCGACGGTAACCTGGTGGCGCGCGACGGCGGAGCGTCTGCAGCATGGCGCACGGTGGCGTCCGTGCCGGAGGACGCCCGCACCGCGTCCACCGTCTCCGCGATCCCCGACGGCCGCGTGGTGGTCATCGGCTCCGGGTGCCACGGAGGGGAACAGACCGTGTACATGCTGCGCGACGAGGCCGGCAAGCCCGCGTCCTGGGC